In uncultured Bacteroides sp., the following proteins share a genomic window:
- a CDS encoding Y-family DNA polymerase — MYALIDCNNFYASCERAFNPSLIDKPVVVLSNNDGCVIARSNEAKALGIPMGAPAYQYQYTFEQHDITVFSANFALYGDMSHRVMNILSGYSHEQEIYSIDECFLNLSGIREDLHDYGVKMRIHVFKWTGIPVSVGVAPTKALAKLANRIAKKFPERTEGSYVIDTDDKRIKALRWMPVEDVWGIGRRNAKKLRSIGVNTAYDFTQLDRGWILRNMTIVGVRLLDELNGISRLDMEPVEKKQSIATTRTFEREYRSYEELSERITTFTVTSAEKLRKQQSRCNSIAVFIETSRFREPDDQYNNSIVVKLPFPSSSTMEMVKFVIEGLKKIYKPEYLYKRAGVVLMDFVQEEHVIRSFFFNSDPKHEPLMKVIDNLNSKFGSQKIRLATQDTKVWKMKQERLSKRFTTDINDILDVSI; from the coding sequence ATGTACGCTCTTATTGACTGTAATAATTTCTATGCTTCATGCGAGAGGGCCTTTAATCCATCTCTTATTGATAAGCCTGTCGTCGTTTTAAGTAATAATGACGGTTGTGTCATTGCACGTAGCAATGAAGCCAAGGCTTTGGGCATTCCCATGGGGGCGCCTGCCTATCAGTATCAGTACACGTTTGAGCAACACGACATTACGGTGTTCTCTGCCAATTTTGCTCTTTATGGTGATATGAGTCACAGGGTGATGAATATACTTTCAGGGTATAGTCACGAACAGGAAATTTACAGCATAGACGAATGTTTTTTGAATCTATCCGGAATAAGAGAAGATTTACACGACTACGGGGTTAAGATGCGCATACATGTATTTAAGTGGACCGGAATTCCCGTAAGTGTGGGTGTTGCTCCAACAAAGGCTTTAGCAAAGTTGGCAAATAGAATAGCTAAAAAGTTCCCGGAAAGAACGGAAGGCTCTTATGTGATAGACACTGACGATAAAAGAATTAAAGCTTTAAGGTGGATGCCAGTTGAGGATGTTTGGGGAATTGGCAGAAGAAATGCAAAGAAATTAAGAAGTATAGGTGTAAATACTGCTTATGATTTCACCCAGTTAGATAGAGGTTGGATACTAAGAAATATGACAATTGTAGGCGTACGGCTACTTGATGAGCTGAATGGTATATCTCGCCTTGACATGGAACCAGTAGAGAAAAAACAAAGCATAGCTACGACTCGGACTTTTGAGCGTGAATACAGATCGTATGAAGAATTAAGCGAACGCATTACTACATTTACAGTCACGAGTGCAGAGAAGTTAAGAAAACAGCAATCAAGGTGTAATTCTATCGCTGTGTTTATTGAAACAAGTAGGTTTAGAGAACCGGACGATCAATACAATAATAGTATTGTTGTTAAACTTCCGTTCCCTTCATCATCAACTATGGAGATGGTTAAGTTCGTGATTGAAGGATTAAAAAAGATATATAAACCTGAATATCTTTATAAAAGGGCCGGAGTGGTGCTTATGGATTTTGTACAGGAAGAACATGTTATAAGATCATTCTTTTTTAACTCAGACCCAAAGCACGAGCCTTTGATGAAAGTAATTGATAATTTAAACTCGAAATTCGGTTCTCAGAAAATACGTCTGGCTACTCAGGATACAAAGGTCTGGAAAATGAAACAAGAAAGGCTTTCTAAAAGATTTACTACTGACATTAACGATATTCTAGACGTTAGTATTTAA
- a CDS encoding energy transducer TonB has protein sequence MKKTLIAFTLFSMCIASVADASQSDCLLAGSVQVNDSIHRQQRKTKGYTITEEFPLFPGGQTAFNEYIYKHMEYPEISAKKHIEGTVNVHCMVTKTGKIIKVTLMNSLDKYCDAEAVRLVKGMPRWIPGKRNGKKVDMFRVIPIEFYKLVDVVDAFSIDLIKGKDTEKETVSASKSNSEIIYTAVEQMPRYVGGDAAMNEFIAKNLKFPEERKNDDIIGKVYVRFVISKDGDVKDAQIMRSLDVSFDKEALRVINSMPKWIPGKLNGVNVPVYYVIPIAFKPSSK, from the coding sequence ATGAAGAAAACTTTAATTGCATTTACGCTCTTTTCAATGTGCATTGCATCTGTTGCTGATGCAAGCCAATCAGACTGCCTACTAGCCGGATCAGTGCAGGTAAATGATTCTATTCATCGCCAGCAACGAAAGACAAAAGGGTATACAATAACAGAGGAATTTCCTTTATTCCCCGGAGGACAGACGGCTTTTAATGAATATATTTATAAACATATGGAATATCCTGAGATCTCTGCAAAGAAACATATAGAGGGCACAGTTAATGTTCATTGTATGGTAACTAAAACCGGAAAGATTATAAAGGTAACCTTAATGAATTCTCTTGATAAGTACTGTGATGCGGAAGCTGTTCGTTTAGTAAAGGGTATGCCGCGATGGATTCCTGGTAAAAGGAATGGCAAAAAGGTTGATATGTTTCGTGTTATTCCTATAGAATTTTATAAACTTGTTGACGTGGTTGATGCGTTTAGCATAGATTTAATAAAAGGAAAAGATACAGAAAAAGAGACAGTGTCTGCTTCCAAGAGTAATTCCGAAATTATTTATACGGCTGTAGAACAAATGCCTCGTTACGTAGGAGGAGATGCGGCAATGAATGAATTTATAGCAAAGAACCTGAAGTTTCCCGAAGAACGTAAGAATGATGATATTATTGGAAAGGTATATGTACGTTTTGTTATTTCAAAGGATGGAGATGTGAAAGATGCTCAAATAATGCGTTCACTTGATGTCTCTTTTGACAAAGAAGCTCTTCGGGTTATTAATAGTATGCCTAAATGGATTCCAGGAAAGCTGAATGGAGTAAATGTTCCTGTATATTATGTTATTCCTATTGCGTTTAAACCTTCTTCAAAATAA
- the csx28 gene encoding CRISPR-associated protein Csx28, with amino-acid sequence MKEWLGILLEPLAVIVAVAITLWWGHKYWRKQKNEEGLFLQKQKLYEAKLEAVKAVWGLIIFFSENDNDKNMFLRGGKNGQGEKEIYFRADQAKQFFDQLNIVFFEQGHGAFLEKEIKSLIFELRSQAYAWYHIASKSPERKIVIANAQKYDRIVEIREQLIKTLRELLLVH; translated from the coding sequence ATGAAAGAGTGGCTTGGTATATTACTGGAACCTTTGGCTGTTATTGTGGCAGTAGCCATAACATTGTGGTGGGGACATAAATATTGGAGGAAGCAAAAGAATGAAGAAGGTCTTTTTCTGCAAAAACAGAAACTCTATGAAGCAAAGCTGGAAGCGGTAAAAGCAGTCTGGGGGCTGATAATATTTTTCTCAGAGAACGATAACGATAAGAATATGTTTCTCAGAGGAGGCAAGAACGGACAGGGCGAAAAGGAAATCTATTTTCGTGCAGATCAAGCTAAACAGTTCTTTGACCAACTAAACATTGTTTTCTTTGAACAAGGGCATGGTGCCTTTCTGGAAAAAGAAATAAAGAGCTTAATCTTTGAACTACGCAGTCAGGCATACGCATGGTATCACATAGCCTCAAAATCTCCGGAAAGGAAAATTGTAATAGCAAATGCTCAAAAGTATGACCGAATAGTGGAAATAAGAGAACAACTGATAAAGACTTTAAGGGAATTATTGCTGGTTCACTAA
- a CDS encoding SOS response-associated peptidase, with translation MCFTYKLNKSAKAIEERFVAEVVHKQGNMFFEQPQGSFNGFIHPQMPVITSKEPNLIQFFEWGLIPYWAKDKNFQNNTLNARLENISEKPSFKGCINNRCLIPADGFFEWQWLDNKGKNKQKYLLDFPNHEIFAFAGLWSTWKDKQTGILLNTFSIITTEANELLSIIHNSKKRMPVIIKKDNEKDWLNEGRIVLWNDDLIATKI, from the coding sequence ATGTGCTTTACATACAAATTAAATAAGAGTGCAAAAGCAATAGAAGAAAGATTTGTTGCTGAGGTCGTTCATAAACAGGGAAATATGTTCTTTGAGCAACCTCAGGGCAGCTTTAATGGTTTTATTCATCCACAAATGCCAGTGATAACAAGTAAAGAGCCAAATTTAATACAGTTCTTTGAATGGGGATTGATACCTTATTGGGCGAAAGATAAGAACTTTCAGAATAATACACTAAATGCTCGCCTTGAAAATATATCTGAAAAACCTTCTTTTAAAGGCTGCATAAATAACAGGTGCCTCATTCCTGCTGACGGATTTTTTGAATGGCAATGGCTGGACAATAAAGGAAAGAATAAACAAAAATATCTGCTCGATTTTCCTAACCACGAAATATTTGCTTTCGCTGGCTTATGGAGTACATGGAAAGATAAGCAAACAGGTATACTACTAAATACATTCAGCATTATCACAACAGAAGCCAACGAACTATTATCAATAATTCATAATTCTAAGAAAAGAATGCCTGTAATTATAAAAAAGGATAATGAAAAAGATTGGTTGAATGAGGGAAGGATAGTTCTTTGGAATGATGATTTAATTGCAACGAAAATTTAA
- the cas13b gene encoding type VI-B CRISPR-associated RNA-guided ribonuclease Cas13b translates to MEVEVTAQNNSLTLTDNPYYFAHYANMARHNAYIVLNEINDKIYNNKVEIPEDGLGECKLVKSFSKKNRKADEYARIIKLLTEHYPFIRFYTDNSQEVGDIPLKAYLDILDKIRNENNHYNYTAERKEISKIQELFLFSKEKAQGRMIEFSPEDFDHLDNSKYYAMTEDDALTDTGIYFFLCLFLEKKHAFQFLSRIKGFKHREQKSHRATLEVFTQLCCRLPYPKLESSDVALDMLNEIARCPNALYGVLENKDKEAFKAEFKSDAANSETEVPEPVMKRHDDRFPYFALRYFDKSQALDGITSHLQLGRRVASNPHTKKISTEVRTHEILKDMRTAHQLAYFETDAAKEFYTNIPKVEHYAPQYRIVGNRIGLFFDFECWDHYTVPKENVKPDAIISTHDLGALYFYNRLYKEGSAKQSPKELMKSYLDNMNRLFADIKKGNIKPVNGGEKLTPLFKIKDKEDEYETRLENLKELSALLQKELDKQGYGIEVKNLPDVCREYLLGYKESSAKDKAKRRFKRMLRETQFALKKVERVLSRETPLPANGLKVGEMAQELARDIVFLIKPKIVKKTIKSGTDEGKEIECKQKINNMEFDVLQKMLAFYPVYKEEIEGFLWDMVNKRNPNAFSHPFLFKVLMEIKTCRNLNDFYKKYYSYKERWLNNLSRNITPEVITDYEYFLKLENGNAFPHNYNGEAIFIPSGFFNKEITRAMEQIGYKIENPEKGANAAYWIKQYFEGKSQPFYNLPRYYNESLSGEQPVFVERDELKKQILEGDFNRLTEDEQKKRKVLAKRIRENESEILTNQTNDRVLFLMAIELIDSENSLKKNEIVSVGYNIKEGANLLDNNNNVSWNIQGRRVVAELPIKRYGEYRRFMKDRRLENLLKYYPEGLELQLGTLKSGEVEEKGTKYTNSNLVDELELFDLKRNELMEQVYQFEKILYTNYADEIKKTLPDEERNKPYIEHFYYLKYTKNELKLSKEIGELENEDFKELRNKICHNQIPCTDWIMERVKANKEEPMIINRIVDEILSIYKELNNQLIIITNSK, encoded by the coding sequence ATGGAAGTAGAAGTTACAGCACAAAACAATTCTTTGACACTTACCGATAATCCTTATTATTTCGCTCACTATGCCAACATGGCCAGGCATAATGCTTATATAGTTCTCAATGAAATAAACGACAAAATTTACAATAACAAAGTAGAAATACCCGAAGATGGACTAGGTGAATGTAAGTTAGTTAAGTCATTTTCAAAGAAAAACAGAAAGGCAGATGAATATGCACGCATCATCAAATTGTTGACAGAGCATTATCCGTTTATCCGCTTTTATACTGATAATTCCCAAGAGGTAGGAGATATACCATTAAAGGCTTATCTGGATATACTCGATAAAATAAGAAACGAGAATAATCACTACAACTATACTGCTGAAAGAAAGGAGATTAGCAAAATACAAGAATTGTTTCTGTTCTCAAAAGAGAAGGCGCAAGGGCGCATGATTGAGTTCTCTCCTGAAGACTTCGATCATCTGGATAACAGCAAGTATTATGCAATGACAGAAGATGATGCATTGACCGATACCGGAATCTATTTTTTCCTTTGCCTGTTTCTCGAAAAGAAGCATGCCTTTCAGTTTCTGTCGCGAATAAAGGGATTTAAGCATAGAGAGCAGAAGTCTCACAGGGCTACGCTCGAAGTATTTACTCAGCTATGCTGCCGATTGCCTTATCCAAAACTGGAAAGCAGTGATGTGGCACTGGATATGCTTAATGAAATAGCCCGCTGTCCCAACGCACTTTACGGTGTGCTTGAAAATAAAGACAAAGAGGCATTTAAGGCAGAGTTTAAAAGCGATGCAGCCAATAGTGAAACGGAAGTACCCGAGCCTGTGATGAAACGCCACGATGATCGTTTCCCTTACTTTGCATTGCGTTACTTTGATAAAAGCCAGGCACTGGATGGCATTACTTCTCACTTGCAGCTGGGCAGGCGTGTAGCTTCCAATCCTCATACAAAGAAGATTAGTACCGAAGTTCGTACTCACGAAATACTCAAAGATATGCGAACTGCTCATCAGCTTGCTTATTTTGAAACTGATGCGGCCAAAGAGTTTTATACGAATATACCTAAAGTGGAGCATTATGCGCCTCAGTATCGCATTGTGGGCAATAGAATTGGATTGTTCTTTGACTTTGAGTGTTGGGATCATTATACCGTTCCTAAAGAAAACGTAAAGCCCGATGCCATTATAAGTACCCACGATCTTGGAGCTCTCTACTTTTACAACCGTCTTTATAAGGAAGGCAGTGCAAAACAATCGCCCAAGGAACTGATGAAAAGCTATCTGGATAATATGAACAGACTGTTTGCCGATATTAAAAAGGGAAACATAAAGCCTGTGAATGGTGGTGAGAAACTCACTCCGTTGTTTAAAATAAAAGATAAAGAAGATGAGTATGAAACCAGACTGGAGAATCTGAAAGAATTATCGGCCTTGCTTCAGAAGGAACTGGATAAGCAGGGATATGGAATAGAAGTGAAAAATCTACCCGATGTGTGCCGTGAATATCTTCTTGGCTACAAGGAAAGCTCTGCAAAAGATAAGGCAAAAAGACGATTCAAACGAATGCTCAGAGAAACTCAGTTTGCCTTAAAGAAGGTAGAGCGAGTTTTAAGTCGGGAAACTCCGCTGCCGGCAAATGGTTTGAAGGTGGGTGAAATGGCACAGGAATTGGCGCGGGATATTGTTTTCCTCATAAAGCCAAAGATAGTAAAGAAGACAATAAAAAGCGGAACAGACGAAGGGAAAGAGATAGAGTGCAAGCAGAAAATCAATAATATGGAATTTGATGTGCTGCAAAAGATGCTTGCTTTCTATCCTGTTTACAAAGAAGAGATCGAAGGTTTTCTTTGGGATATGGTAAACAAAAGAAATCCGAACGCTTTTTCGCATCCTTTTCTGTTTAAAGTTCTAATGGAAATAAAGACTTGTCGTAACTTGAATGATTTTTATAAAAAATACTATTCATACAAAGAAAGATGGCTCAATAATTTATCAAGGAATATAACTCCGGAAGTAATAACCGACTATGAATATTTCTTGAAACTGGAAAACGGTAATGCATTTCCTCACAATTACAATGGGGAGGCTATCTTTATACCATCGGGTTTCTTTAATAAGGAAATAACCCGGGCAATGGAGCAGATTGGGTATAAAATAGAGAATCCTGAAAAGGGGGCCAATGCTGCATATTGGATAAAGCAATACTTTGAGGGTAAATCTCAGCCGTTTTATAACTTGCCACGTTATTACAATGAATCGTTAAGTGGCGAACAGCCTGTTTTTGTAGAAAGAGACGAGCTGAAAAAGCAAATACTGGAAGGCGATTTTAATCGTTTAACGGAGGATGAACAGAAAAAAAGAAAGGTGTTAGCAAAAAGAATCAGAGAGAATGAATCGGAGATTCTTACCAACCAGACTAATGACCGCGTGCTGTTTCTCATGGCAATTGAACTGATAGACAGTGAAAATTCATTGAAAAAGAACGAAATAGTTTCTGTGGGATATAACATAAAAGAGGGTGCTAATCTGCTTGATAATAACAATAATGTGAGTTGGAACATTCAGGGCAGAAGGGTAGTAGCCGAACTTCCAATAAAGCGCTACGGAGAGTATCGCCGTTTCATGAAAGATCGCCGATTGGAGAACTTACTTAAATACTATCCCGAAGGCTTGGAGCTACAGCTTGGAACACTAAAAAGTGGTGAAGTAGAGGAAAAAGGAACAAAGTATACCAACAGCAATCTGGTGGATGAACTTGAACTGTTCGATTTGAAACGGAATGAATTGATGGAGCAAGTTTATCAGTTCGAAAAAATTCTGTATACAAACTATGCTGACGAGATAAAGAAAACTCTTCCGGATGAAGAACGAAACAAGCCATACATTGAACATTTCTATTATCTGAAGTATACAAAGAATGAACTGAAACTTTCCAAGGAAATTGGTGAGTTGGAGAACGAAGATTTCAAGGAACTTCGTAATAAGATTTGCCACAATCAGATACCTTGTACAGACTGGATAATGGAGCGTGTTAAAGCAAATAAGGAAGAGCCTATGATTATAAACCGTATTGTAGACGAAATTCTTAGTATCTACAAAGAACTGAATAATCAATTAATCATCATCACAAACTCTAAATAA
- the umuD gene encoding translesion error-prone DNA polymerase V autoproteolytic subunit: MKEKAFRQLEIYPAGTSKKLEIPFVGDIKAGFPSPAEDFATSAIDLNKYIVKHPSATFFARVNGDSMNSDFSEGDLLVIDKSLDPVDGRIAVCFIDGEFTVKRIKIEKDKCLLIPSNSDFPILEVNENNNFMIWGIVSYVIKKI; this comes from the coding sequence ATGAAAGAAAAGGCATTCAGGCAACTAGAAATATATCCGGCTGGTACAAGTAAAAAGCTTGAGATACCATTTGTAGGCGATATAAAAGCTGGATTTCCCTCTCCTGCAGAAGACTTTGCTACATCAGCAATAGATCTCAATAAATATATAGTTAAACATCCATCGGCCACTTTTTTCGCTCGTGTGAATGGTGATTCGATGAATTCAGATTTCAGCGAAGGAGATTTGCTTGTTATTGATAAAAGCCTGGATCCTGTAGATGGCCGGATAGCTGTTTGCTTCATAGATGGCGAGTTTACCGTAAAGCGTATAAAGATTGAAAAAGATAAATGTCTATTAATCCCATCAAATAGTGACTTTCCTATCTTGGAAGTCAACGAAAATAATAACTTTATGATTTGGGGAATTGTTTCCTATGTAATTAAAAAAATCTGA